From Pandoraea vervacti, the proteins below share one genomic window:
- a CDS encoding DUF58 domain-containing protein — MRLRFRVHGMSFVAPAPVTSVLSGNHASRLRGRGLNFDEIRGYVPGDDIRHIDWRASMRLGRPLVRAYTEERDRPVQVVVDQRMSMHFGSQRAFKSVVAAETAALATWMGYAAGDRVGGVVFNDTRVERVRPLRSMSRIARLFGAIAEMNAELRADSPARTDYAQLNLALGQLLHMAPHDHLICIVSDFAGADARTQALLRQLSVHNDVVAGLVFDPLWQHVDERSALVVSEGHLQVELRIASERVRTPLAAFFKGRTAEVAELLRLSGVPWMPLSSAEPAVDQVRRLLGARHTTAHGGGL; from the coding sequence ATGCGACTGCGTTTTCGCGTGCACGGTATGAGTTTCGTTGCGCCTGCGCCTGTCACCAGCGTGCTCTCGGGCAATCACGCCTCGCGTTTGCGCGGCCGGGGCCTGAACTTCGACGAGATTCGCGGCTATGTACCGGGGGACGATATCCGGCATATCGACTGGCGGGCATCGATGCGTCTCGGACGCCCGCTCGTGCGCGCCTATACCGAAGAGCGCGACCGTCCGGTGCAGGTGGTGGTCGATCAGCGCATGAGCATGCACTTCGGCTCGCAGCGGGCGTTCAAGTCCGTCGTCGCGGCCGAAACTGCTGCGCTCGCGACCTGGATGGGCTACGCCGCAGGCGATCGCGTCGGCGGCGTGGTCTTCAATGACACGCGTGTCGAGCGCGTCCGGCCGCTGCGCAGTATGAGCCGCATTGCCCGATTGTTCGGCGCCATCGCCGAAATGAATGCTGAATTGCGCGCCGACAGTCCGGCACGGACGGATTACGCGCAACTCAATCTGGCGCTTGGCCAACTGTTGCATATGGCGCCGCACGATCATCTGATCTGTATCGTCAGCGACTTCGCCGGAGCCGATGCCCGAACGCAGGCGCTGCTGCGCCAACTGAGCGTGCACAACGATGTCGTCGCGGGCCTCGTCTTCGATCCGTTGTGGCAGCACGTGGACGAGCGCAGCGCGCTGGTGGTGAGCGAAGGGCATCTCCAGGTGGAGTTGCGTATCGCCAGCGAACGGGTTCGCACACCGTTGGCCGCCTTCTTCAAAGGACGCACGGCGGAAGTCGCCGAACTGTTGCGCCTGAGCGGCGTGCCGTGGATGCCGCTCTCGAGTGCGGAGCCCGCCGTCGATCAGGTGCGCCGGCTGCTTGGCGCGCGCCATACGACGGCACATGGAGGTGGCCTATGA
- a CDS encoding AraC family transcriptional regulator: MRSTPLQGVERIEAWFQDKAYAMHRHDTYAIGRTLAGVQRFNYRRDQRDSLPGNTMVLHPDEAHDGQAGTSEGFRYRMIYVEPALFQDVLGGQALPFIEGGVSTDPRLAAATQSLLQHVGHSLEPLEQSDALTELAHALADVSGMSRMPEKGDYVAAQRARDYLHANGSRVVTLEEVEAATGRDRWSLSNDFRTFYGTSPYRYLTMRRLDAVRRMLLSGTSLATAAAEAGFADQSHMSRHFLKTFGLTPGRWRRIARAMSGA; encoded by the coding sequence ATGCGCTCGACGCCCTTGCAAGGCGTCGAGCGTATCGAAGCCTGGTTCCAGGACAAGGCGTATGCCATGCATCGCCACGATACGTACGCCATCGGTCGTACGCTCGCCGGCGTGCAGCGCTTCAACTATCGACGCGATCAGCGCGACAGTTTGCCGGGCAACACCATGGTGCTGCATCCGGACGAGGCGCATGACGGACAGGCGGGCACCAGCGAGGGGTTCCGTTACCGCATGATTTACGTCGAACCGGCGCTCTTTCAGGACGTGCTCGGCGGACAGGCGCTCCCGTTTATCGAGGGCGGCGTATCGACGGACCCACGTCTGGCTGCCGCGACGCAAAGCCTGTTGCAGCACGTCGGCCATTCGCTGGAGCCGCTCGAACAGAGCGATGCGCTGACAGAACTGGCGCACGCACTCGCGGACGTTTCGGGCATGTCTCGCATGCCGGAGAAAGGCGACTACGTCGCAGCGCAACGCGCACGCGACTATCTGCATGCGAACGGCTCGCGCGTCGTCACGCTGGAGGAAGTGGAAGCCGCAACCGGGCGGGATCGCTGGAGCCTGTCGAACGACTTTCGCACCTTTTACGGCACCAGCCCGTATCGTTACCTCACGATGCGCCGCCTCGATGCCGTACGTCGCATGCTGCTCTCGGGCACCTCGCTGGCCACGGCGGCGGCCGAGGCGGGATTCGCCGATCAGAGCCATATGAGCCGCCATTTCCTCAAGACTTTCGGCCTCACCCCCGGCCGCTGGCGCCGGATCGCCAGGGCAATGAGCGGCGCCTGA
- a CDS encoding vWA domain-containing protein — protein sequence MWKFDLPWMLALLPLPILVAWRAPPYRAMALAVRTPFFHEMAQAAGERPSPGGVHLRRNWLQWLLLPLAWALVVLAAARPVHVEAPITHETPARDLMLAIDLSQSMETTDFVSAATGERTDRLTAVKHVVADFIAKRRGDRIGLVVFGDAAYPQAPLTLDHDSVMILLDQMQIGMAGPRTALGDAIGLTVKLLADSKAPEKVLILLTDGNDTASKIPPDQAARIAKTHGLVIHTIGIGDANATGEDRVDLAALQRISSATGGRSYQAFGREQDLADVYTQLDRLTPERIKQDVYRPQTEYFWVPLGLALLIVAAYHLFAMLSAVVRGAAHGN from the coding sequence ATGTGGAAGTTTGATCTGCCGTGGATGCTCGCGTTGTTGCCGCTGCCGATACTGGTCGCGTGGCGGGCGCCGCCGTATCGGGCGATGGCGCTTGCCGTGCGCACGCCGTTCTTTCACGAAATGGCGCAGGCGGCCGGTGAGCGTCCGTCGCCCGGTGGCGTACATCTGCGCCGCAACTGGCTGCAATGGCTGCTGTTGCCGCTGGCGTGGGCGCTCGTGGTGTTGGCCGCCGCCCGGCCGGTACACGTGGAAGCGCCGATCACGCATGAGACACCGGCGCGCGATCTGATGCTCGCGATCGACCTGTCCCAGTCGATGGAGACGACCGACTTCGTGAGCGCTGCCACCGGTGAGCGCACCGACCGGCTGACGGCGGTCAAGCACGTCGTGGCCGATTTCATCGCCAAGCGCCGGGGCGACCGCATCGGATTAGTCGTGTTCGGCGACGCGGCCTATCCGCAGGCGCCGCTCACGCTCGATCACGACAGCGTGATGATCCTGCTCGATCAGATGCAGATCGGCATGGCAGGCCCTCGCACGGCACTGGGCGACGCCATCGGCCTGACCGTCAAACTGCTCGCGGACTCGAAGGCGCCGGAGAAGGTGCTGATTTTGCTCACCGACGGCAACGACACCGCGAGCAAGATCCCGCCGGATCAGGCCGCGCGGATCGCCAAGACGCATGGGCTGGTGATTCACACCATCGGCATCGGGGACGCCAACGCCACCGGCGAAGATCGTGTCGATCTGGCGGCCCTGCAGCGGATTTCGAGCGCCACGGGGGGGCGCTCCTATCAGGCTTTCGGACGCGAACAGGATCTGGCCGACGTCTACACGCAGCTCGATCGGCTAACGCCCGAGCGCATCAAGCAGGACGTCTATCGTCCACAGACGGAGTACTTCTGGGTACCGCTGGGGCTCGCCTTGCTGATCGTGGCGGCGTATCACCTTTTTGCCATGCTCAGTGCCGTCGTTCGGGGGGCTGCGCATGGAAATTGA
- a CDS encoding VWA domain-containing protein, which translates to MEIDVSAFHFLRPIWLWLLAPALVLPFVWRRRSDVRARWRKFIAPALLEHLLVGDTRSYRLQPVHTLAIPLALGALAAAGPTWEQVRPPFSQDKAPMVIALALNRSMDATDVPPTRLERAKAKVLDIARARQGARTGLVVYAGTSHLVVPPTEDPAMLELYVPALATGLMPKDGKRMDLALDVAQRLLAHDTAAGTIVFIGDGFDAASRDAFVASAKASKQQLLWLAAGTSKGGSVRNADGTIATDANGYPVTAGFDAGGIRQLARDAGIPLASLRADGDDVVWVQRRAQTYLTEMDEAHREPRWQENGFWLVVPVLLLVLASFRRGWTVKWLPIVLLSLAFAATPDVAHAAEAAPQHTGWRWIDAFATRDQQGRWYFSRGEYAKAAASFQDPMWKGRAQYAAKDYSDALATFSQVFAQQKRDTAAFYMGNALAHLGDYAGAIKAYEIALKLHPGWAEASANIALMKDLLKADEQQEDATQQPSQGEQKVDPKKGQGKTQTVVSLAPSEDVWMRGLNTSPAMFLRQRFAQEAAAPPPRSTAREAAAVSATSASGAPSAASAASAAKAGTP; encoded by the coding sequence ATGGAAATTGACGTCAGCGCCTTCCACTTTCTGCGCCCGATCTGGCTATGGCTGCTCGCGCCCGCGCTCGTGTTGCCCTTCGTCTGGCGAAGGCGCAGCGACGTTCGTGCGCGCTGGCGGAAATTCATCGCACCTGCGCTGCTGGAGCACCTCCTGGTCGGCGACACACGCTCGTATCGGTTGCAACCGGTGCACACGCTCGCGATCCCGCTCGCGCTCGGCGCCCTGGCGGCGGCCGGACCGACGTGGGAGCAGGTGCGCCCGCCGTTCAGCCAGGACAAGGCGCCGATGGTGATTGCATTGGCGTTGAACCGGTCGATGGACGCTACGGACGTGCCGCCAACGCGGCTCGAGCGCGCCAAAGCCAAAGTACTCGATATCGCCCGCGCACGTCAGGGGGCTCGCACCGGGCTGGTTGTCTATGCGGGCACGTCGCATCTGGTCGTGCCGCCCACCGAAGACCCCGCGATGCTTGAGCTGTACGTGCCGGCGCTGGCCACGGGCCTGATGCCCAAAGACGGCAAACGCATGGATCTCGCTCTCGATGTTGCACAGCGTCTGCTGGCGCACGACACGGCGGCGGGCACGATCGTATTCATCGGCGACGGGTTCGATGCGGCGTCGCGCGATGCCTTCGTCGCCAGCGCCAAAGCCTCGAAGCAGCAGTTGTTGTGGCTCGCGGCAGGCACCTCGAAGGGTGGTTCGGTGCGCAATGCCGATGGCACGATTGCGACGGACGCCAACGGATATCCGGTGACCGCCGGTTTCGACGCCGGCGGCATTCGCCAATTGGCCCGCGATGCAGGCATTCCGCTCGCGAGCCTGCGCGCCGACGGCGACGACGTCGTGTGGGTGCAGCGCCGTGCACAGACCTACTTGACCGAGATGGACGAAGCGCATCGCGAGCCGCGATGGCAGGAGAACGGTTTCTGGCTTGTGGTGCCGGTCTTGCTGCTGGTGTTGGCGTCGTTCCGCCGGGGCTGGACGGTGAAGTGGCTCCCGATCGTGCTGTTGTCGTTGGCGTTCGCCGCGACGCCGGACGTCGCGCATGCGGCCGAGGCCGCGCCCCAGCACACCGGCTGGCGATGGATCGATGCCTTTGCCACGCGAGACCAGCAAGGCCGCTGGTACTTCTCCCGGGGAGAGTACGCGAAGGCGGCGGCCAGCTTCCAAGACCCCATGTGGAAGGGCCGCGCGCAGTACGCCGCCAAGGACTACAGCGACGCGCTCGCCACGTTCTCTCAGGTCTTCGCCCAGCAAAAGCGTGACACGGCCGCGTTCTACATGGGCAATGCGCTCGCGCATCTGGGCGATTATGCGGGCGCCATCAAGGCCTACGAGATCGCGCTCAAACTGCATCCGGGCTGGGCGGAGGCGAGCGCCAATATCGCCTTGATGAAGGACCTGCTCAAGGCCGACGAACAGCAGGAGGATGCGACCCAGCAGCCGTCGCAGGGCGAGCAGAAGGTGGACCCGAAGAAGGGGCAGGGCAAGACGCAGACGGTGGTGTCGCTGGCGCCGTCGGAGGACGTGTGGATGCGCGGGCTCAATACGTCGCCCGCCATGTTCCTGCGTCAGCGCTTCGCGCAGGAAGCGGCCGCGCCACCGCCCAGATCGACGGCGCGAGAGGCGGCGGCGGTGAGCGCCACCAGTGCCAGCGGTGCGCCGAGTGCGGCCAGTGCGGCCAGTGCGGCGAAGGCAGGTACGCCATGA
- the arsH gene encoding arsenical resistance protein ArsH, which translates to MSVVPAHPAPLSTSLPAVKPDYLDTSIASRLGMPDAPPVRILMLYGSLRERSYSRLLTQEAARLLTQMGADVRIFDPRGLPMPDDVAGDAHPKVKALRDLSVWSEGHVWCSPERHGTISAVIKNQIDHLPLFMGGIRPTQGRTLAVMQVSGGSQSFNSVNQLRQLGRWMRMFTIPNQSSVAMAFQEFDEAGRMKPSAYYDRVVDVMEELVKFTLLLREKREYLVDRYSERVKAGKPLDPTTDLSALAVGAAPTSR; encoded by the coding sequence ATGTCTGTCGTGCCTGCCCACCCCGCCCCGCTTTCGACTTCCCTTCCTGCCGTGAAACCGGACTATCTCGACACGTCCATCGCTTCCCGGTTAGGCATGCCGGATGCACCGCCTGTGCGCATTCTGATGCTGTATGGATCGCTTCGGGAACGCTCCTACTCACGACTGCTCACGCAGGAAGCCGCGCGGCTCCTTACGCAAATGGGGGCAGACGTGCGCATCTTCGATCCGCGCGGGTTGCCGATGCCCGACGACGTCGCAGGCGACGCGCACCCCAAAGTCAAAGCGCTCCGTGATCTTTCGGTCTGGTCGGAAGGCCATGTCTGGTGCAGCCCGGAGCGTCATGGCACGATTTCGGCCGTCATCAAGAACCAGATCGATCACCTGCCGTTGTTCATGGGCGGGATTCGCCCAACGCAAGGCCGCACGCTGGCCGTCATGCAGGTCAGCGGCGGCTCGCAATCGTTCAATTCGGTCAACCAGTTGCGCCAGCTCGGTCGGTGGATGCGCATGTTCACGATCCCGAATCAATCGTCCGTCGCCATGGCGTTTCAAGAGTTCGACGAGGCGGGACGCATGAAACCGTCGGCCTATTACGATCGCGTGGTCGACGTAATGGAAGAGCTTGTGAAGTTCACGCTGCTGTTGCGTGAGAAGCGCGAGTATCTCGTAGACCGCTACAGCGAGCGCGTCAAGGCGGGCAAGCCGCTGGATCCGACGACGGACCTGTCCGCGCTTGCCGTGGGTGCCGCCCCGACGAGCCGGTAG
- a CDS encoding DUF4381 domain-containing protein has translation MSDAAQATPMTADFPSDVPETMDVSVALTGLDELPLPPPVSYMPQTWGWGVVAVLILLGVAWCVWRAWRRYRRDHYRRLALAELERLAAMSREPGRRTIAVASMAVLLKRTALAAYPGANVGAMRGATWIEFLNRHRGRFEARDGQYLAMASYAPRGVDDTPQGEIDALMQRARQWIHDHHVEV, from the coding sequence ATGAGCGATGCGGCTCAGGCGACCCCGATGACGGCGGACTTTCCGAGCGACGTGCCCGAGACGATGGACGTGTCCGTGGCATTGACGGGGCTGGACGAACTGCCGCTGCCGCCGCCCGTGTCGTATATGCCGCAGACGTGGGGCTGGGGCGTCGTGGCAGTGCTGATTCTGCTGGGCGTGGCGTGGTGCGTCTGGCGCGCGTGGCGGCGATACCGGCGCGACCATTACCGTCGTCTGGCGTTGGCCGAGCTGGAACGGCTCGCCGCGATGTCGCGCGAGCCGGGCCGCCGCACGATTGCCGTCGCATCGATGGCTGTGTTGCTCAAACGTACGGCGCTGGCGGCTTATCCCGGCGCGAACGTCGGGGCGATGCGTGGCGCGACCTGGATCGAATTCCTCAACCGCCATCGCGGCCGGTTCGAAGCGCGCGACGGCCAGTACCTGGCGATGGCCAGCTACGCGCCGCGTGGCGTGGACGACACGCCGCAGGGCGAGATCGACGCGCTGATGCAGCGCGCCCGTCAATGGATACATGACCACCATGTGGAAGTTTGA
- a CDS encoding formylglycine-generating enzyme family protein, producing the protein MWAGAALGVSVAAGGAMSWAMTRNDAAAPREIKIVVGDGVRGPKGMAWIPGGQFLMGSDSKMAQPNEKPAHPARVHGFWMDQHHVTNAEFRRFVDATGYVTTAERKPDWETLRVQLPPGTPRPPESALVPGAMVFVGTDKPVPLQDYSRWWRFVPGADWRHPGGPDTNIVGKDDHPVVQVSFEDAQAYAKWAGKRLPTEAEWEFAARGGLEQATYAWGETFAPNGKQMANVWEGEQAQPFPVVNPKAGGAVGTSPVGTFPPNGYGLSDMTGNAWQWVADWYRADQFRREAAATKLADNPTGPSDSWDPADPGVPVQAPKRVTRGGSFLCNEAYCLSYRPSARRGTDPYNSMSHLGFRLVMDENAWQASRRASQDKLASNTPAR; encoded by the coding sequence ATGTGGGCCGGCGCGGCCCTCGGCGTGTCGGTCGCAGCCGGCGGCGCCATGTCATGGGCGATGACGCGCAATGACGCGGCCGCGCCGCGTGAGATCAAGATCGTCGTTGGCGACGGCGTTCGCGGCCCGAAAGGCATGGCATGGATTCCCGGCGGTCAGTTCCTGATGGGCAGCGACAGCAAGATGGCGCAGCCCAATGAAAAGCCCGCGCATCCTGCCCGCGTCCACGGTTTCTGGATGGACCAGCATCACGTGACGAACGCGGAGTTCCGCCGCTTTGTCGACGCAACGGGTTACGTCACGACGGCCGAGCGCAAGCCCGACTGGGAGACGCTGCGCGTTCAGTTGCCGCCTGGCACCCCACGCCCGCCCGAGAGCGCGCTGGTGCCGGGCGCGATGGTTTTCGTCGGCACCGACAAGCCCGTGCCGCTACAGGACTATTCGCGGTGGTGGCGCTTCGTGCCCGGCGCCGACTGGCGTCATCCCGGCGGCCCCGACACCAATATCGTAGGCAAGGACGACCATCCCGTCGTGCAAGTCTCTTTCGAAGACGCCCAGGCGTATGCAAAGTGGGCGGGCAAGCGCCTGCCGACCGAGGCGGAATGGGAGTTCGCCGCGCGCGGCGGCCTTGAGCAGGCAACGTACGCCTGGGGCGAGACGTTCGCCCCCAACGGCAAGCAGATGGCCAACGTCTGGGAAGGCGAGCAGGCACAACCCTTCCCGGTCGTCAATCCGAAGGCCGGCGGCGCGGTCGGCACAAGCCCCGTGGGTACGTTCCCGCCCAACGGATATGGCTTGTCCGACATGACGGGCAATGCATGGCAGTGGGTGGCTGACTGGTACCGCGCGGACCAGTTCCGGCGCGAGGCGGCGGCGACCAAACTGGCCGACAACCCGACCGGGCCGTCCGACTCGTGGGACCCGGCAGATCCCGGCGTACCGGTGCAGGCTCCCAAACGCGTGACGCGCGGCGGCTCGTTTCTCTGTAACGAGGCGTACTGCCTGAGCTACCGGCCGAGTGCCCGGCGCGGGACCGACCCCTACAACAGCATGTCGCACCTGGGTTTCCGCCTGGTGATGGACGAGAACGCCTGGCAGGCCTCGCGCCGGGCGTCGCAAGACAAGCTCGCATCGAACACGCCCGCGCGCTGA
- a CDS encoding ArsR/SmtB family transcription factor, with product MNDADAVQALAALAQGNRLAVFRLLVVAGPEGLRVGNIAETLGLPNATLSFHLKELAHAGLITSRQDGRYIYYAASIDRMNALIGFLTENCCQGVAGLCERSSPRKC from the coding sequence CTGAACGATGCCGATGCCGTCCAGGCCCTCGCTGCGCTGGCGCAAGGCAATCGACTCGCCGTGTTCCGGCTGCTGGTCGTGGCAGGCCCCGAGGGACTGCGCGTGGGCAACATCGCCGAAACGCTGGGTCTTCCCAACGCCACGCTGTCCTTTCACCTCAAGGAACTTGCCCACGCGGGCCTCATCACCTCGCGACAGGACGGCCGGTATATCTACTACGCGGCGTCCATCGACCGGATGAACGCCCTGATCGGTTTTCTGACCGAGAACTGTTGCCAGGGCGTGGCGGGGCTTTGCGAACGATCGTCGCCCCGCAAGTGCTGA
- a CDS encoding cupin domain-containing protein, with protein sequence MSASPHAHGAPASRGQCEAIDLAGKIALIDGHWQPRVVAEMNDYQFKVVKLQGEFVWHQHADTDETFIVLEGELRIDFRGGPAADGSMQLRAGQMGVVPKGVEHKPCALTEVKLLLIEPRGVANTGDGAATERTVANDQWI encoded by the coding sequence ATGTCTGCATCCCCCCATGCCCATGGCGCACCTGCGTCGCGCGGTCAATGCGAAGCGATTGATCTTGCAGGGAAAATTGCCCTGATCGACGGTCACTGGCAACCGCGCGTCGTGGCCGAAATGAACGATTACCAGTTCAAGGTCGTCAAGCTACAAGGCGAGTTCGTCTGGCACCAGCACGCTGACACCGACGAAACCTTCATCGTGCTGGAGGGCGAGTTGCGTATCGACTTCCGGGGCGGTCCCGCCGCAGACGGCTCGATGCAGCTTCGCGCCGGTCAGATGGGTGTCGTGCCGAAGGGCGTGGAGCACAAGCCGTGCGCGCTGACCGAAGTGAAACTCTTGCTGATCGAGCCACGCGGCGTCGCGAATACCGGCGATGGCGCCGCCACCGAGCGCACCGTCGCGAACGATCAGTGGATCTGA
- a CDS encoding BatD family protein yields MARAVLMVLGMCGALGVAGASNAVADEPPKTMIRAHLEPAGNVVAGTQVKLVVDILTTTWLSDAPDWPLFDMPGAIVTLPDEQARNLSEMIGDQRWFGVSRAYRIAPQAGQRYTTPVFDIHVQPGGATAPVTLKTPSLSFVATVPPGAEGMKVFFPTSGLSVTQKIDPSSSHVQVGDTITRTVTQRATGTEAILIPPAPLADVDGMQRYARPATTHDDLQGGRELVAGVRTDSAMYVVNRSGHIELPAIDIEWWNTTSNRREKVTLPAVSVSARGAHETPLFEIPVEAVGRAARRVIVLDRSDLWVAGAGVALVLGLLWIGPRIVGAGRRARQHLRAWRNAITTGEPHAWRQLQREARTGSWQAFVSALYGWLDRRASARGQPPTGLSEAGGSCADASEEIAALRKAVYARYSPNPPDRVDSSLAPTLKTIRKQMNRASRRSTRTDDLPPLYAPVPSHRPSRRSPN; encoded by the coding sequence ATGGCTCGTGCCGTGCTGATGGTGCTGGGCATGTGCGGTGCGCTGGGCGTCGCCGGTGCCTCGAACGCGGTCGCCGACGAGCCGCCGAAGACGATGATTCGCGCGCACCTCGAACCGGCGGGCAATGTGGTCGCGGGCACGCAGGTCAAGCTCGTCGTCGATATCCTCACGACCACATGGCTGAGCGACGCCCCCGACTGGCCCTTGTTCGACATGCCCGGGGCGATTGTCACGCTGCCTGACGAGCAGGCGCGAAATCTCAGTGAAATGATCGGCGACCAGCGCTGGTTCGGCGTGAGTCGCGCTTACCGTATTGCGCCGCAGGCGGGGCAACGTTACACCACCCCGGTGTTCGACATCCACGTGCAACCCGGTGGGGCTACGGCCCCGGTCACGTTGAAGACACCTTCGCTCTCATTCGTTGCGACGGTGCCGCCGGGGGCAGAGGGCATGAAGGTGTTTTTCCCGACGAGTGGCCTGTCGGTGACGCAGAAGATCGACCCGTCTTCCTCACACGTTCAGGTTGGCGACACGATCACGCGTACGGTCACACAGCGGGCTACGGGCACCGAAGCGATCCTCATTCCTCCGGCGCCGCTGGCCGACGTGGACGGAATGCAACGGTATGCGCGCCCCGCCACGACGCACGACGACCTGCAAGGCGGGCGCGAACTGGTCGCCGGGGTCCGGACGGATTCGGCAATGTACGTCGTCAACCGGTCGGGTCACATCGAGCTGCCCGCCATCGACATCGAATGGTGGAATACAACGTCGAACCGACGCGAAAAGGTCACGCTGCCCGCAGTCTCGGTGAGCGCGCGCGGGGCGCATGAAACGCCGTTGTTCGAGATTCCGGTGGAAGCCGTCGGACGCGCCGCTCGCCGCGTGATCGTGCTCGATCGCTCGGACCTGTGGGTCGCGGGCGCAGGCGTTGCACTGGTATTGGGGTTGCTATGGATCGGACCGCGTATTGTCGGAGCAGGGCGACGTGCCCGGCAGCATCTCCGTGCGTGGCGCAACGCGATCACCACTGGCGAGCCGCATGCCTGGCGTCAGTTGCAGCGCGAGGCACGCACCGGTTCGTGGCAGGCGTTCGTCAGCGCGTTGTACGGTTGGCTGGACCGCCGCGCGTCGGCGCGTGGCCAACCGCCGACCGGATTGAGCGAGGCGGGCGGATCGTGCGCCGATGCTTCCGAAGAGATCGCCGCGTTGCGCAAGGCCGTATATGCGCGATATTCGCCGAATCCTCCGGACCGTGTCGATTCGTCGCTGGCACCCACGTTAAAGACCATCCGCAAACAGATGAATCGAGCCTCACGTCGGTCGACCCGGACCGACGACCTGCCGCCGTTGTACGCTCCGGTGCCGTCGCACCGCCCCAGCCGTCGCTCTCCCAATTGA
- a CDS encoding AAA family ATPase: protein MKNTIIEFEKHIGEAVVGQEAVVRQILIALLADGHVLLESLPGLAKTRTVKAIAARLAATMRRIQFTPDLLPSDITGGETLLQSGAERVLQFQPGPIFGNLILADEINRAPAKVQSALLEAMEERQVSVAGKTHAMADLFMVMATQNPIEQEGTYPLPEAQMDRFLLKILITYPTPQSEQAMLQLLRNETKETRAVEGTLSQEDVFAARREIQNVTVAPAIDAYIVALVNGTRHGIAGDADLARWIEVGASPRGAIGLDRAARVHAWLEDRNFVTPDDVRAVAHPVLRHRMVLSYDANADGIDADQVVDRLVETTPVPA from the coding sequence ATGAAAAATACGATTATCGAATTCGAGAAGCATATCGGCGAGGCGGTCGTCGGTCAGGAGGCGGTGGTCCGTCAGATCCTGATCGCACTGCTTGCCGACGGGCACGTGTTGCTGGAGAGTCTGCCGGGACTGGCCAAGACCCGCACCGTCAAGGCGATTGCGGCCCGTCTGGCGGCCACCATGCGTCGCATTCAGTTCACGCCGGACCTGTTGCCCTCAGACATTACCGGCGGTGAGACGCTGCTCCAGTCGGGCGCCGAACGCGTACTTCAGTTTCAGCCGGGGCCGATATTCGGTAACTTGATTCTTGCCGACGAAATCAACCGTGCACCGGCAAAAGTGCAGTCGGCATTGCTTGAAGCGATGGAGGAGCGCCAGGTCTCGGTCGCCGGAAAGACGCATGCCATGGCCGATCTTTTCATGGTGATGGCAACGCAAAACCCCATCGAGCAGGAAGGCACCTACCCATTGCCGGAAGCGCAGATGGATCGCTTCCTTTTAAAAATACTCATTACGTATCCAACGCCGCAAAGCGAGCAGGCTATGCTGCAACTGCTGCGCAACGAAACGAAAGAGACCCGGGCGGTCGAAGGAACGCTGTCGCAGGAAGACGTGTTTGCGGCGCGGCGTGAAATCCAGAATGTGACGGTGGCCCCCGCCATCGACGCGTACATCGTCGCGCTGGTCAACGGCACCCGTCATGGCATTGCCGGCGACGCCGATCTGGCGCGCTGGATCGAGGTCGGCGCGAGCCCGCGCGGCGCCATCGGGTTGGACCGCGCCGCTCGGGTGCACGCGTGGCTGGAGGACCGGAACTTCGTGACACCCGACGACGTGCGCGCGGTGGCGCATCCGGTTTTGCGCCACCGGATGGTGTTGTCTTACGACGCGAACGCCGACGGCATCGACGCCGATCAGGTCGTCGACCGTCTCGTGGAAACGACGCCGGTGCCTGCCTGA